The Coleofasciculus chthonoplastes PCC 7420 region TTCTACCTCAGTTCGAGGTGAGAGATTTTCCATCCCTTCGACAACCTCGACAATGCAGGTGCCACATTGACCATAGCCTCCACAGTTCATCAACTTCCCTTTGAAGGTATACAGGTCAATCTTGTTTTGCAGGGCTTTCTCCCGTAAGTTTGCCCCATCTGCTGCAATGATTTCCTGGTCTTCCTTGACAAATTTGATATTAGCCATCTAGTTTTCCGCTACGTCACTCCTGATATATCCTAGAAGAATTTGCACTCAGGATACTTAATCCTCTGATTCACATCGACTTGACCTTCTTCTAGGCTAGCGAATTATAAAGACAGTCGTGGGGTCTCTGACTTTTCACGGCATATCGTTTTGATTGTGTAGGGGCGGGTTTTACCGATAACGCTTCGGTTCAAACCACTAACCTAACTAAACCCGCCCTGACTTGCGCCGATTTTGATCCCAAATCCGCGTTTGAAATTAAAGGCTGCTGAATAAGTCTTGCGGTGGGGTAGGCAACAGGCAACAGTAAAGATTTGAGGCTTGTTAACATTTCTTAGTACAGCATACAGATTTTATATCTAGGTACTTATCCCAGCTAATCCGATAAGTTGAGTTGAGGAACGAAACCCGAGCTAAAACGTTGATAAGCAGTCTCCCAATCGCCAATGTTATCGATGGTTCAAGGCGGCGTTGTAAACTTTCTCGTTTGCTTTCACCGACTCCATTAAGTCTACAACCGGATTAGGATAATCGACGCCAAGTCTCACCCCAAACTGTTTTTGCTCGGCTGAGGTTAATGTCCAAGGTTGGTGTACTTTAGCGGCGGGTAAGGAATTGAGTTCGGGTAGCCAATGTTTGACATAGTAACCTTGAGGGTCATAATCTTTCGACTGTTTTTGAATATTGAAATAGCGAAATCCACGGGCATCATTCCCGACTCCGGCTGTATAATTCCAGTTGCCCCAATTGCTACAAACATCGTAGTCAATGAGTAGGGATTCAAACCACTCCGCGCCGATTTGCCAGTTGATTCCGAGGTTTTTGGTGAGAAAACTGGCAACATTTTGTCGTCCCCGATTGGACATAAATCCAGTGGCGGCAAGTTCCCGCATATTGGCGTCAATTAAGGGAAAGCCTGTCTTTCCTTGCTGCCAAAGGGTAAAGCGATCCCAGTCTTCTTTCCAGGGAATCGGGATACCTTGTAACCCCGATGGGCGAAAAATTCGGTTTCCATGTTTGGCACAAATAAACCGGAAAAAGTCTCGCCAAATTAATTCAAACACTAACCAGTAGGTTGAATCATTTTTGATTTGTTCCTGTTCGTATTGCTGCACCTGTTCATAAATAAAACGTGGCGATAAACATCCCAATGCGAGCCAGGGCGAAAATTTAGAGGAGTAATCTGACCCTAACATCCCATTGCGGGTTTGTTTGTAAACTTTAAGACAGTCTTTTTTCCAGAAATAGTCATTGAGTCTGGCTAATCCGGCGGTTTCTCCCCCTTGGAATGGTAATACTGCTCGTTCGTCAAATATAGGGGATTCTAGTCCAAAATCGGCGAGTTGCGGCAATTCACCAACTTCTACAGAGGGGAGAGATGGTAAACGTTTTGGAGTGGGAAAGGGGGGATAAATTGTGGATTTTTTCTCGACTTGCTTACGGAAGTTGGTAAAAAGTTCGGGAATTTTTAAGAGATTGAAGGGTAAATCGTCGGGATGGTAGAGGGTACTTCCCCAGAAGGTTTGTACGGTTATACCAATTTCAGATAAGGCGTTTTTGAGTGCAGATTCTACCGCCACTTCTTCAGAGGTAACTTCCTGGTGAAAGTAAACCGTCGTGATATCAAGTTCTTTTGCCAATGTGGGAATGACGTTCTCCGGTAAACCCCGACGCACTAGCAAATTGCTTCCACGCGATCGCACATTCTCTCGCAAATCGGCTACACTTTCCAGTAGGAATTTAGCGCGGAATGCTCCAGTTTTAGGGAATCCAAAGGATGTAGTATGAAAAAGGCGATCGTCAAAGCAGTAGCAGGGAATCACCTGCGCCTTTGTCTGTAGCGCCTGGTGTAGGGGTTCGTGATCATGAAGGCGTAAGTCATTGCGATACCAGAGGAGAATTCGTTGTTCATTCACAGAGTAACCTCCTTTTTGCTATGGCGATTAAAATCGCAGCTACACAAACTAAGTCCGCCTACGCGGACTAAACTATAAGAGAAATGGTATAAGAATAAGTCAATAATCTTTTATCGCCAGCCTAGATTCCCTACAATTTCACTCAAGTTTATCCAGCATCCAACTCGGACCAATATCCCTTAACTGATAACCACGAGGATAACTTTTCAACTGACTCTCTGTAAAGAAATCTGACCTTCTTCTCGGCACAAGCCAACGCTGCAAGTATCCCCGCAACTTGAGACTATTTTCTACACCGCTTACTATAAGAGTCGAAGGCTTGGTAAAACCAAACGCCGCCAGCGTTCGCTCATCGAACAAGCTATAAATAGCAGGTTTCAGCAGAGGATGACTCAAAGCCGGAAACCAGCTATCGCTTCTGCACCCCGTTCACTTTCGTAACCCCATTGGAGAATCTCGGCAATCAGTAAACCTGTATCATCGTAGCGCTTTTGGGTGTGGTGATGAAATTCTCCGGTGCGAGTCAGCAGTCGAGAAATACTGGGAACACAGAACGTTTTCACCATCTTAAATGCGGCAAGGGGACTCCCGTTATACCGAAGGTTAGCGGGAGGGGAATTGCCGCCAACATTGAAATTGAGCGATAGCGAATCATTATTTTTAGGATTGGTATTCATAGCCGTCTGCTTTATGAATGGTTCTCAAGTATTTGGGATGTACATCAAACTTTTGTGTTGGTAACTGCAAGACAAAACTAGGTCTAAATCGAATCGCAATTCGACCAATATATTGACCTGCGAACTTACCTTTTTGAACATCAGCTTTAACAATGTCGCCAGTTTGGAAACCCTGGAAATACTTGGCTTTAGGAGCATGAGCTTTAGGAAATCCGTACTTATCAGGGCGACAACGTTGTCTGGTTCCGCGTCCTTTTGCGGCAATTTTTAGAGGTTTGATTCCTCGAATTAATAATCGTTCAGGAGTAGATGCTCCGACACAGGCTGCATCGAAAGCGTGAGCTTTTTCAATCCCTCTGGTTTTACGGTTGAACTTAGTGCGACCTCCAGAACCTACCTCTACAGGTAAACCAGTTGACTGAAGCCTTCGATACAGTTCCCATCGGGTAGCATTGACGGCTGCGGCATCTTTAAGAGGTGCTTTGGCTTGAGCTAATACCCGTTTAAGGACTCCTGGCTTCTTTTTTAGGAATTCTTCAACAGGTCTGTTCCCTTTAACTTGGTTACAAGAATGACAACTAAGGCAAAGATTACTAACTCGGTTTGAACCACCTTACTTTTGCCAGAATGTGTTCAATCTCGAACGGAACGTTTTCAACCTCGCAGTAAGCGCATTTTCTGTTCCATTTGGCAAGTAAATACTCTTTGACCTCAAAACCAAACAGTTCACCTCTTTGGTACTCAACTCCGCTAATTTCAGGGTTTTGCATTTGCTGCAAGTCAAACCTGACTAGCTCTTGAGAGATGGCTGAAATCGGACAGAGTTTTTTAATCCGTCGTACCCAAGTTTCAATGTTGGCAATCCGACTCTCCAGCGATGGTGGTAGCCATCCGGTTTTACGGGTTCTGTTTAAGAAACGAGGCTGGCGGTAACGGGTTTTACGGTTACGGCGTCCCCTTCTTAATGACCTGCGAGCTAAGAGGGAATCTTTAATTTGTTGCCCTCGGTGTGAGATTTCAATGGCGCTTGTTACTCGCCCTGTTTCTTCCTGGACAACAGCAATCCCGGTTGTTTTGCTGCCAGGGTCTATTTTGACCCGATGTGGGTGCGTGACTGACTCTTCAACGGTTCTGTCTTGCAGGACAATAGTAAATGGATAGCGCTTGAATGCTTTAGCCCTCCCTTTGTTCAGTAATTCTCTTGCCCGTGCTGGATGGCAAGGGTCAAGAGGCTGTAAGTTTTTGTCTAGAACGAAAACGCGCATTACTGCACCTCTCATTACTGGTAAAGTTAGCCTCGACAATGTTATCTAGCCTTGTTAGGTACAGCTCACTGGCTTAACTCTCTACACCTGTTTAAAACTGTACGACAGAGCCTAAAACTGGCACGCATCTTAGGGTGTCATGAGCTAAATAACGTAGTTCTCGTAGAACTTAGTCTGGTCAACTAGAGCCTGTTTTTACAAGCTCCCGCTATAGTTCGATAGAACTTAGCGGTGAGTTGTTGACAGCTAATTCCAACGCACGGGTGATATCCCACGGAAATTCGTAGCCAGCGACAAGGCGACCAATTAAACTATGGTCAGTAATGGGGTTGAGTTGTTGAATCTGCTGAAGACGTTGGTTGCGATTCCAAATATTCATAACCCCTCATCGCCCCCATTCAAAAATAGCCGCCCCCCAGGTTAATCCCGCACCAAAACCGGAACTAGCAATAATATCACCGGGCTGAATTTTTCCCGATCGCACCGCTTCATCTAAAATTAAGGGAATCGACGCCGCCGATGTATTCCCATACTGACTCAAATTACTCAACACCTTATGGCTGGGAATCTTCAACCGTCGAGCCACTGCATCCAGAATCCGTTGATTGGCTTGGTGCAAGAGCAGCCAGTCTACATCCTCTGCAGTCAAATTTGCCTGAAATAGTGCCTTCTCAATCACTTCTGGCACCTTCTGCACGGCAAATCGATAGACTTCTTTACCGTTCATGGTAATGGCGGCAAAATTTCCTTGACCGACTTCGATATCCTTGACAAGTTGCTGGGTTTGTGGTTTATAAGCCAACTGTAAGCATTTATTCTGAGTGCCATCACTGCGAATTTGAAATCCCAACAAGCGATCGCGTGAATCTGCCTGTAACATCACCGCCCCTGCACCATCCCCAAATAAAACACAGGTACCGCGATCGGACCAATCCAGCCAGCGCGACAACATATCCGCGCCAATTAATAGAATATTCTGATAAACTCCCGTCCGGATAAATTGGGCAGCCGTTACTAAACCAAACACAAAACCCGAACAAGCCGCCGTGAGGTCAAACGCCACGGCATTAGATGCGCCGAGTAACGCCTGAATTTGACTCGCTGTACCAAATAGATCATCCGGTGTAGACGTTGCCAGAATAATTAGCTGTAACGCTTCAGGTTCAACTCCCGCCATTGCCATCGCCCGTTTTGCCGCTTCAGCCGCTAACCCACTCAAACTGGCTTGAGCATCCGCTAGACACCGTTGACGAATTCCTGTGCGGGTAGTAATCCACTCATCCGATGTCTCAACTATCTGGCTGAGTTGATGGTTATCCAAAACACCATCGGGTGTCGCCGAACCACTCCCGGTAATCGCAATTCCTGTGCCTAGTTGATTCAAAATGATTCTCCATCAAAGAAACCGCCAATCCACTCTCCACCCCGCTATCACCTCTGCTGGCATTCTAGTCGCGATCGCACCACGCTAACCTGTTGTATCCTCCGAAGGCTTTACCTCGGATGGCTGATTGATCCCATCTAATTGTTTCGCCCTTTTGATTTCAGTAGACTGAATACGCTCCAGCACCTGATTATCAATCGCTTCTTTTGCCAAGCGAATCGCATTAAAAATAGACGGTGCTTGAGAACTCCCATGGCTAATAATACAGACTCCATCCACTCCCAAGAGCAACCCACCGCCATGTTCAGCATGATCGATACGCTGCTTAATCCGCTTCAGATTCGGCTTGAGAATCGCCGTTCCCAGTTGACCATGTAAGCCTTGGGGCAATTCCTCCCGCAGAATTTGTAAGACGATTTCTCCCACCGCTTCGGCAAACTTGAGTAAGATGTTGCCGACAAAGCCATCACAGACAATCACATCAAACTGACCTGAGAGTACATCTCTCCCTTCAGCATTACCCAGAAAGGCGACTCTGGGATTGTCCTGTAGCAGTTGATGAGTCCGAATCGCTAAATCATTCCCCTTACAGTCTTCTTCCCCGATATTGAGCAATCCGACTTTGGGTTCTGGTATTCCCAGCACATACTGGCTATATACCGTCCCCATCACCGCAAATTGCTCCAGATATTTGGGACGACAATCTACATTTGCCCCCACATCTAGAATAATCACCGGCTTTCCAGCAATCAGGGTGGGGAACATAGCGCCAATCGCTGGGCGATCAATGCCCTTGAGCCGTCCCAAACGCAGTAATGCTGCTGCCATAGCTGCGCCAGAATGACCCGCCGACACTACGGCTTGTGCCTGCTTGGTTTTGACTAAATCCATCGCCACGTTGATTGACGCCTTGGGTTTGCGTTTTATCGCCACCAAGGGTTCCTCTTCCATGGCAATTACGTCTTCCGCCGGGGCTATTTCTAGCTGGCAGGGACTTTTGTGTTCTTTCAGGGACGCTTCAATAGCCTGAGTATCGCCAACCAATATAACCTCTACGCCCAACTCTTCTTGGGCTCGGATAGCTCCAGCCACAATTTCTGAGGGAGCGTGATCCCCTCCCATCGCGTCGATTGCGATCCGTTCGCGAGATGCCATTGCTCAAAGAGATAGAAACCTTAAAGATTTTAACAGAAGCCGTTACGGAAAACCTCTACCAAACTGACCCTCACCTGGAGAACGTTGATTGAGTAATCCTGTTTTAGCTTATTTGGCAACAAACCCGACACCCGACACCCGGCATCCTAAACCCTACACTACACTCTACACCCTACACCCCATACCCCCTCTCAAGAGTGCTGATCTCCCAGAAAAACCCTTGAAGAAACCTTTTCATCGGTGCCATTCACTTCGTACAATAAAGCACCGTGGAGGAGAAACGGTAATGTTACAACGAATTGGTGCTGGATTGATTGCTTCATCGATAGCCGCGTTATTGGTCAAGATTGTGGGAATGCAGGCTGCCACGTTGGATTTAGATAAGGTTGAGACTATCCAACCCTTGCCATGGCAAGAAACATCCTTATTTACTCTACCCAAGCCTGACCCGAGCGCCGAAGCCACGATTAATCAATATCTCCAAGACCTAAGAAACAAGGGTTCACTCGCAGACAATCAAGGAATCTGGATACAATCAGGGCTGAATGTTCTAGCAGAACATCAGGGTAAAATTCCTCGCCCTGCTGCTTCGTTGACCAAAATTGCTACCACATTAGTGACGTTAAGTCAATGGAAACCTGATCATGAATTTGAAACCCAAGTAGGGGCGACAGGTGATATCCGGGACGGTGTATTAGAGGGAGATTTAGTGATTAAAGGCGGTGGTGATCCGCTGTTTGTCTGGGAAGAAGCGATCGCACTGGGAAACAGCCTCAATCAGCTTGGGATTCGCCGCGTCAATGGCAATTTAGTCATTGCGGGCAACTTCAATATGAACTACGAAGAAGATCCGACGCGATCGGGGGAGCAGCTAAAGACAGGATTAAATGGCAAAACCTGGTCTCGTTCCGTTATACGTCACCATGGCAGAATGTCGCCCGGAACCCCCAAACCTGAACTGGTGATTAGCGGTCAAATCAAAACAGTGAAAACTCCCCCTGACGACATGAGGATACTATTACGTCACCAATCCCTACCCTTGGTGGAAATCCTCAGAGAAATGAACATCTATAGTAACAATGGCATGGCTCAGATTTTAGCTGATGCTGTTGGTGGGGCTGATGTGGTTGCCAAAGAAGCCGCCAAGTTAGCCAATGTCCCTCCAGAGGAAATTCAACTGATTAATGGATCAGG contains the following coding sequences:
- a CDS encoding 2Fe-2S iron-sulfur cluster-binding protein, whose amino-acid sequence is MANIKFVKEDQEIIAADGANLREKALQNKIDLYTFKGKLMNCGGYGQCGTCIVEVVEGMENLSPRTEVEQRKLKKKPESYRLACQALVNGPVSVKTKP
- a CDS encoding DASH family cryptochrome — translated: MNEQRILLWYRNDLRLHDHEPLHQALQTKAQVIPCYCFDDRLFHTTSFGFPKTGAFRAKFLLESVADLRENVRSRGSNLLVRRGLPENVIPTLAKELDITTVYFHQEVTSEEVAVESALKNALSEIGITVQTFWGSTLYHPDDLPFNLLKIPELFTNFRKQVEKKSTIYPPFPTPKRLPSLPSVEVGELPQLADFGLESPIFDERAVLPFQGGETAGLARLNDYFWKKDCLKVYKQTRNGMLGSDYSSKFSPWLALGCLSPRFIYEQVQQYEQEQIKNDSTYWLVFELIWRDFFRFICAKHGNRIFRPSGLQGIPIPWKEDWDRFTLWQQGKTGFPLIDANMRELAATGFMSNRGRQNVASFLTKNLGINWQIGAEWFESLLIDYDVCSNWGNWNYTAGVGNDARGFRYFNIQKQSKDYDPQGYYVKHWLPELNSLPAAKVHQPWTLTSAEQKQFGVRLGVDYPNPVVDLMESVKANEKVYNAALNHR
- a CDS encoding beta-ketoacyl-ACP synthase 3; the encoded protein is MNQLGTGIAITGSGSATPDGVLDNHQLSQIVETSDEWITTRTGIRQRCLADAQASLSGLAAEAAKRAMAMAGVEPEALQLIILATSTPDDLFGTASQIQALLGASNAVAFDLTAACSGFVFGLVTAAQFIRTGVYQNILLIGADMLSRWLDWSDRGTCVLFGDGAGAVMLQADSRDRLLGFQIRSDGTQNKCLQLAYKPQTQQLVKDIEVGQGNFAAITMNGKEVYRFAVQKVPEVIEKALFQANLTAEDVDWLLLHQANQRILDAVARRLKIPSHKVLSNLSQYGNTSAASIPLILDEAVRSGKIQPGDIIASSGFGAGLTWGAAIFEWGR
- the plsX gene encoding phosphate acyltransferase PlsX, with the translated sequence MASRERIAIDAMGGDHAPSEIVAGAIRAQEELGVEVILVGDTQAIEASLKEHKSPCQLEIAPAEDVIAMEEEPLVAIKRKPKASINVAMDLVKTKQAQAVVSAGHSGAAMAAALLRLGRLKGIDRPAIGAMFPTLIAGKPVIILDVGANVDCRPKYLEQFAVMGTVYSQYVLGIPEPKVGLLNIGEEDCKGNDLAIRTHQLLQDNPRVAFLGNAEGRDVLSGQFDVIVCDGFVGNILLKFAEAVGEIVLQILREELPQGLHGQLGTAILKPNLKRIKQRIDHAEHGGGLLLGVDGVCIISHGSSQAPSIFNAIRLAKEAIDNQVLERIQSTEIKRAKQLDGINQPSEVKPSEDTTG
- a CDS encoding D-alanyl-D-alanine carboxypeptidase; protein product: MLQRIGAGLIASSIAALLVKIVGMQAATLDLDKVETIQPLPWQETSLFTLPKPDPSAEATINQYLQDLRNKGSLADNQGIWIQSGLNVLAEHQGKIPRPAASLTKIATTLVTLSQWKPDHEFETQVGATGDIRDGVLEGDLVIKGGGDPLFVWEEAIALGNSLNQLGIRRVNGNLVIAGNFNMNYEEDPTRSGEQLKTGLNGKTWSRSVIRHHGRMSPGTPKPELVISGQIKTVKTPPDDMRILLRHQSLPLVEILREMNIYSNNGMAQILADAVGGADVVAKEAAKLANVPPEEIQLINGSGLGTENQISPRAATAMLIALEKLLTPHNLGVIDVFPLAGRDKNGTIYARNLPEGTAMKTGTLRQVSALAGVMPTQERDRVWFAIINGGNNIWEFRQQQDQLLDKLTQNWGNQPSLNPKTALSRSQLGDPKRNKVVAN